The stretch of DNA acatgattaatattgaactcttaaagttaatgtggccccgttgcaacgcacgggcgttcttCTAGTACCCAGCAGATTCACAAATCATTCTTCAATATTTCTATACAACACCAAGCAAATCCAATGAGAAAAAAATCAACAAATTACAACGCAAAATCAGTACTTTCTATTCAGAAAACTGCCTGTGGGCTTCTACACCATCCACGATCAAAAACCAAATCTGATCGAGCGCCATATATGTCCATCTCCGGCCGGCTCCTCCAATCCTTGCGCCGCCCTCCTCCTCTGCATCACATATGCGTAGCCGCCCCGCCACCGCTCCAACCGTCGAGACCTTGACGCAGATGGTCAAGTCGAGGTAACGAGCGCCACGACCGGCGTGCTGCCGCCACATCACAAATCAGCGATACGTCTGTATGTTGCTTGTGTGCGCCTGAGCGCTTCTAAGCCGGTGAGAATTCACCGAGTCTTCCGGCCAGCGAAGGAATCATTCAAGGCAGGGGTAGCCTATGATTGAACGTGCATGTCTTGCCGTATTATATTCGCTTTGATTCGGTTGTTATGGCTTTGGATTCTCATCATTTACAACGTTTGTTTTTGAAGGTCTATACTCCAGGAGATGAAGAAAAAGGATGCCATTGCATATTCAGGTCCAATGGTAAATGCTTCCCTATATTCTTGATCCACATATAGCTTGTTTCTGTGCTGGTCGAACAAAACAAGAACATGTTTTCTTGCTGGTGGAACAAAACAAGAACAAATATTGTGTGTGGTTTGACATGTTTTGTTGAAAAATTCTAATTCGATACCCATCCTTTCCCTGAATGATTTACTTACTCTGCATTTTTACGTGTCCTTAACTTATATTTCGATGCTCATATTGCAGGGTTCAGCAACTGCTTCAACATTGTAGGAAGAAGTAGGAGTAAATTCTTGTGGTCTGGAACTGGAAGCATCAGTAAAAACAGTAATGGAGGCAACAACAACTTAGAGAAACTTTTTTTTATTCTGGTCTTCTGTCATAATTTTAATTTTGGACCCAATGAATGAGCAAAGACTCTCTTGTTAATGCCCGTGAGAATATGTGTGGTATAGTATATCGATCTATATTTTGAGGGAAGGAGAGTACATAATTTAATCACAAGGTACGATCTCATTTACTTTTACTATGGCATATGCTTATGCTCAATTTTCGTAGCCTGACCAAGTAAGCACGACAAGAAATGAAACACTATGGATTCTTGAAGTAATCTCAGAGATATATCTTCGTTGTCAGTTtcaaattactctctctctctctctctctctctctctctctctctctctctctctgttccATGAGGTAATTCTCTTTCTTTGACGTACAAGCATATCAAGTTAGGAATAATATCACTATGGTTGTGAAGTTATGTGTTATACTGTAGAATCTTTATGTGCCAATCTCAACCGGGCGGCAAGCCGGCAACATCCAATTTTTCTTTAGGCATTGAAATATGTTTGAAGGAATGAAATAGTCTGCAGACTGTTGTATCTTAATTTTTTGTAGTGTTCTAGCAAACAATACATTGTTTTTGTGTTCAAACAAGTATGTTGAGTTGATGGTTTCACTGCTTTATAATTTCCAAGCAATGAACTTTGACATATCAACTTAGTTATTTGGTTTAGTTTAGGTGCAGGTACCCACTAACGTCGAATCTCTACTCCTAAAAGGGGAGTATGTTTTACGTCGTTTAATTAGTCATCCACCTTGATCAACTCCCTGTCGATCAATTTTTTTCTCTTGTGCCACCGTTTTCCCCTCCTTGCACCGTTTTTCTTTTTTAATTTATTGTTTTCCCCTATCATCCTTAGTCGCGGGTGCCTCTCTCTCACCTCCTCCCACATGAGTGAAACTGATCCTCCCCAATAGCCCTAGATAGTAGTGTCAAGGCAATCCTTGCTTTCCTTTCTGTTAATACATGTCGCCGGTGTTTGCTTTGTTGTTGATAGATTTTTATCCCAAACTATGGTGTGtgtgtgcatcatgccatgatagTTCTTGGTTGATTTTTATCCCAAACTATGGTGTgtgtgcatcatgccatggtaGTTATGCTCATTCTCTCCTTCAAGATAATCTTGTCGTGTGCTTTGGTGCAGCAAAATCCCCCTTCCTATGTGCATGTGAACGTAGCATTTATGATTCATTTTCTTGATGAAATAGTTCAACTGGCTTTTTATGAATCAACACAATTGTTCGTGGTTTTTTAGTTCTAAAATTAGTTACATGATCGCTTCCTCCAACATATGGAGAGCAAGATCCAGGATCTAACAAGCAAAATCCAGACAATAGGAGCAGTTTAAATTATCATAAATTAACAACCAAGCATGACATTATTTGTAGGACAGATCCACAGCAGTGTTAAACTCCTAGGAGTAATTGTTTTATGTAGTTTCAGCGAAAAATAGTAGCAGTATTCACATGAAGCAATTACAGATCGGGGAAGGGGGGCAGGAAGGGAGAGCCTCGCCTTGAGGGGAAGGCGGACCATGCTCGCCGCGGCTTGGCTGCGGTAGAAGACCGGGTCCGGCGATGAAGGCGACATCCCTCCTTCTCACCACGTCACACTACTATGCATCAAGTATTCCTAGCAACATCCGGACGGCCACCCATGGCTAGCTCGTGCGAAGAGCGGCGAACTATTCTGCACCAACCAAACGGATCTGGCTGACTCCATCCTAGACCGGAGGCCGCGTGGGCTCAGTGTTGGTGCGGCGGCACAAGAGGATGTCGGGCGGAGAAGGAGGTCGGCGATGCTGTGGCGGGGAGAGCAGGATACGAGCGACGCCTTTGAGGGTTTTGAGGAGAAAGGGGACATGACAGATGGCGGGGAAAGGAAGTGCCGACCGACATCATGGATGGAAGAGGAGGATGCGGTGACGTTGTTGAGGGAAGGGTGGCGGCAGGGACAGGAGCATACGGGCGTGGAGGAGGAGCGCCGGCGCCATGGAGGGGAGAGGATGGCATGTCCGTGCCGCGAGAGGAGGTGACGACCAACGTCGTGGAGGCGAGAGGAGGGGTGAGGCGACAACATGGAGCGAAAAGGAGGCGCCATGAAAACAATGGTTGTGAGTGTAGACAGTGATAGGATTGCCCTGTCATGTGACCGTTGTGTCGCGAGGATAAGGTTGCCTAGGTGAAAAAACTGTTTTTTTTAATAAAACAACTGTGTTAGTCTCACTTTTGTTTTTATATATGTTTATACGTTTCACTTTTCATTCATCAGAGATAAAAAGAGATGGATTCAAAAGATGCTTTCAAAGTATCAACTGACGTAGGAACTAACATAATTATGATGGACCGGACTAAACCACCATGGGAAGAGGTGTATAGAAATAATTCTTCTTTGTATGTATATTGAACATGATAATACAACATGGGCATTACCTGtatgattatttttgcagaataTGAGAGATAGAGATGGATTCTGGCGACGTTCAATTAGAATTCATCGACAAGGGTTTTGAGGCGACGTTGCTGGAAGGGGTAAAATTCACCAACTTTTTTTACAACAAAATGATGTGCAAGCAGTGATATCTCATAAAAAAACAAATATAAATATTATCGCACAAGGTGTTTTCTCAATGTGATTATTGGACTTTCCTTCGTCATATTGTTTTTTGTATTCAACTAATTTGGCTCATTTCTTATACTGGTTTGGCTCATTTTTGTATCATGATGACACACTATGTCTGTGCTTCTAGAGATATTACAATCATTGAATCAACCATGTCTGCCCCAAGAAAACCAAGTTCGTGGACATTGGAGATGCCTTGTTATGAAACAACGAGTTGGAATACCTTATAAAAGTTTATATGTTCTTGCACGGCGGTGTAAGATCAATCACTTAAACTTTGTACATAATAATATAAACCATATATAACATCTAATAACATAAATATATTCTAAATGTGTAATTATAGGTGGTAAATGCTTTATATATATGCATGCTCACGGCCATCTACGAACATTGTGAGTGAAAAGGTACACATTATTAACACGTTCGTCTTTCGCCAGATAATAAAGATGGAGAAAAAGACATAGACCCATCAAAATATCGTGATATCATACAACATGTTAATATTTATctacaacaagataggttactcTCAACTCATTATAAtgatttattattatttatctAATTGTGTCGACGACTTATATGATATTTACACCAACTATTTCTACTGATTTACATTTCTGGGTCCTACTGGTATCTGTCAGTCGTCAATGCCAAAAAACTATGAGATTCAAGTATTGGACTCACTTGATGCTCAAGTCAAACGGAGTGACCTTACTACTACGGTAACTACTATCCGTTATTTTTGGTTTATGATTTCTAAGCTACTACTTGTCGATTTATCTTTCATGTGCATTCATTGGTCGATACATCTTGTACGTCATCGACAAACATGCATGTCGTGTATATATTCTGAATCCTATCCATACATCATAGTAGCTAGATATTAAAACTCTGAGGCAACAACGAGCTCGCAATACCACAACACGTACATTTCGTTCCAACGTGCACGAACGGGTAAATTCATATATTTCATTATCATAATAGTCAAGATACAAGCATTTATTGTTGTTAATACTATATTCAAGATAATATTAAATTAGGAAAATTGCATGGATATGCCTATctattttgttttttattttatgCTCTTGTGGAACGGTGGAGAATTGGTTCGTCCGGTTTGCACGGTAAGTATTATCCGTTGCACATTTTTAGACCTTCCACGCGAAATATTCACGCTAACTATGTATATTGCTGTGCAGGATGGTTATGAGTTGATGAAGAAGTTTCAATTATACTTTCTAAAATATGATGCAAATGAAGCTAAAGGCAACATTCCTAATATTGTGCGAGAATATCTAAAGCGCAACAAGCAGATCTTAATTTCTAACGTATTATTAATTGAATCACTACCCTCTATATATACATCATCCGATCAATACTATTTTTTATCAAATTACATTACAAGTGAAAGAGGATTTCAATTATTATCCAATTGTGCATTTGCTATCTTATCTATACATATGAATTTTGACATGCATTATGTTTATATATAACTCCTGCAAAATAATTCAAAAGCCCGTGACAACGCATGGGCATTCTACTAGTATCAAGTAGGAGCGGTGGAAAATCAACTTGGCAAGCACGGCGCCAGGAGAAGAGAATTTGTTCCCGTTTCCATCCAGTCCGagagaaaacaaaacaaaagagaAGCGTCGTTTCCTCGCGGGTCAAGCAAAAGCAAAAGCACGGCGCGTGGGACGCACGCGTCAACCCAAAATCAACCAATATTCCTCCAGAAGCGCCCAGACCCGGCCCCTCTGCGCGCCCCGCCGTCCGATCCCGATCGCGCGGCCCCCGCGCCCCGAGCGGGCGGGCCCGGGCCGCGGAGTCCGTCCGGGGCCAGGCATCCGAGGTTGGGTTCTTCCCTGGACTCCACACGACCCCCCACGCATAAAAGCCGCCCGCCCCCCGATTTTTcctccgccaccgccgcaccCAGATTCTTCCagccaaaccctagcgccgcccccctccccctcctgCCGCCGGCCGCCGACCGAGGTAACGAACCACGCCCGCCTCCCTCTCTCGATCAACCGTATGCACGTACCTATTTATTCGTTCGCGAGCCGCCGCCGGCGAGTTTCCTGGCCCGTGCCGGCTCGATTATGCCCGTCCGTGCGTGCCATCGTCGCGCCGTTTGTTGGCCTCGGGAGTGCTCGATCTGATCGCGCCCGGGCCGATCCGCCGCCGGCGCGCGAGCCCGCGGCGCCCTCCcctgtttttttgtttttgttttttttttgtttgggGAATTGGTGTCGGGGAGGATTTTTGGTGTAGATGGGCGCGTTGCTCTGGTCGAGGTCGATTTAGTGGCGACGATTGGATTGGCTGCGATTTGTCCGCGGAAATTTGTCGGGTAGAGATTCAGAGGCGTCGAAGATGACGGATTTGGCTGTGCGACTGTTTGCGATATTTTTTTTTCGCCTCATGTTTGAATTTTCAGCTTTGGGCGTGTTAGTTGTGTGGCTGGTGGTATCGCCCCCTCTGAACGTTGTGTGCATTTGGTTGTTATATACTACTGTTGGTTATGCGTTTGAGTGCTGGGTCTGTAGGGTGATAGGACCATCAACTCTGCTCCACTGTTTTAACTGGTTGGCCAGGCATCCGTTCTGTCCACAAAGCCTCGGGTGCCCGCTCCCCTGTTTCATGTTGTTGGTAGAATAGATGGATGAATGCTTCGCTTTGGTCGAGGTTGATTTCACAGGGAGTAAATAGATTATTTAATTTCTCAATGGGAACATGGAAGATGATGGATTTGCTGTTCGATTGTTTGAAAGACCTTTTTGCATTATTATGCAGCTGGTAGTATCAGTCATCTCAACGTGTATATTTAGATAGTTTTGTTTTGCACTTGATTGCTGGGTCCCTAGGATCCTCAACTATGGTACATGGTTTAACTGGTTCTGCATTTGTTGTTTTGTGCGTACATGCGTATAACCGTAAATCCAAATGTACTTGCTGTCTTTTACATGCTTATTTCAGTTTGTGGTTGTTTGTCCTAAAATATGCCAGGCTCTGTCTGTTTTTTTGTATACATCCTCACCACTGATATATCTGTGCCATGTCCTATTGAAGAAGATTCCCTATTTAGTGCCATTGGAACCGTTGTCTTTGTTTGGCCTGCAGATTTTTTATTCTTTaattaatcaattttgccatgatTCTCTTTGATTATGCATGTGTACACCATTATAAATACTTGCAGCAATTCCTATCTGCCATTGTATGTCCATTAACCTGTTCAGCATTTGTTTGTGTTATTTACTTTCATGACTGCAAGAACGAAAGTTACATTTCTCATTTATATGATGCTTTGATGTATTCCTACTTCTGTTCCTGCAGTAATATGTTATTCAGCTTTCTCGACAGCTACTATTAGCATTTTTTATACTTACTCTAGATGTTCTATCTTGTAGGTGAAGGCAGAGGTGGGAACACAACCAAGATGGCGGACGGTCATGATAACGACAAGAACATTGAGATCTGGAAAGTTAAGAAGCTGATTAAAGGGCTTGATGCTGCCCGTGGAAATGGGACAAGCATGATATCGCTGATCATGCCACCTCGTGATCAGGTCTCAAGAGTAACCAAGATGTTGGGTGATGAATATGGAACTGCCTCAAACATCAAGAGCAGGGTCAACAGGCAGTCTGTCTTGGCTGCTATTACCTCTGCTCAGCAAAGGTTGAAGCTGTACAATCGAGTTCCACCCAATGGATTGGTGCTTTATACTGGAACCATCGTGACTGATGAGGGCAAAGAGAAGAAAGTCACCTTTGACTTTGAGCCATTCAGGCCAATTAATGCTTCCCTGTATCTCTGTGACAACAAGTTCCACACTGAGGCATTGAATGAGCTGCTTGAGTCTGATGATAAGTTTGGCTTCATTGTCATGGATGGTAACGGAACACTTTTTGGAACACTGAGTGGCAACACTAGAGAGGTTCTTCACAAGTTCTCTGTTGATCTCCCAAAGAAACATGGACGAGGAGGCCAGTCAGCACTTCGCTTTGCCCGTCTGCGCATGGAGAAACGCCACAACTATGTGCGCAAGACAGCTGAGCTTGCTACACAATTCTTCATCAACCCTGCCACCAGTCAGCCAAATGTTTCTGGGCTCATTCTAGCTGGTTCTGCTGACTTCAAGACTGAACTGAGTCAGTCTGACATGTTTGATCAGCGCTTGGCAACCAAGATACTCAAGGTGGTTGATGTTTCTTATGGTGGAGAGAATGGCTTCAACCAGGCCATTGAGATATCTGCTGAAGTCCTTTCCAATGTCAAGTTCATCCAAGAAAAGAAGCTGATTGGGAAGTACTTTGAGGAGATAAGTCAAGACACTGGAAAGTATGTTTTTGGTGTGGATGACACCATGGCTGCCCTTGAAATGGGTGCCGTTGAGACACTGATTGTGTGGGAAAATCTTGACATCAACCGGTACGTCCTGAAGAATTCTGCCACTGGAGAAACTTCTGTGAAGCACTTCAACAAGGCACAGGAGGCAGATCAGAGCAACTTCAAAGATAAGGCAACATCTGCAGACCTGGAGGTGGTTGAGAATACCTCGCTACTGGAGTGGTTTGCCGAAAACTATCGGCAGTTTGGTTGCACACTGGAGTTCATCACGAACAAGTCGCAGGAAGGATCTCAGTTCTGCAGGGGCTTTGGTGGGATAGGAGGGATTCTTCGCTACCAGGTTGAGGTGAACGCTTACGAGGACGTGTCTGACGAGGAGTATGACGAAGACTTTGAATAGCAATCAATTGAAACTCCAGTGAATCCGGTCCGGGAGGAGCCTGTGCTGGCCCGGAACCGGAACACGCCGCGGCAGGAGGCCGAGGCATCCACAAGCTCATCGAGGAAAAGAACTTAAGGTTTGTACCGAATCGTGCCAGCTACTCTTGTGCTCTTATATACTACAAAGGAAGGCCTTTAATTGTGTTCCCTTTGGTAATGTTTGATCCGATGTTGTTACTTTAGGGGGATGAAGAGTAAGACTTGAGAACAGGGGTGATCACCGTTACTGTGTGATGAAGCATGAAGTCTTGTCGGCGTGATATGGAGGAAGGCTGCATTTCTGATTTCTATCGGAAGACTGCCCTATTTAGCACCATCTTTATTATTTAAGAATAAATCATAGCTATAAGCTATTGTTTGTGTCATTGATGTGAGTCTTGAACTAGTCTGTTAAGTTTGTGGGTCATTGTTTGCTGCAGCAGCAGCTATCCTTTATTTCTCTGAACCAAAGTTGTGATGCTATCAGTACATTTGGACGTGCTATTGGATAGACACAGCTATGTCTATGTGTCATTATATTTGAGATAAATCTGTGTGCTATGTACTCTTCTTCATGTATGGTTGCTCAGGCGAGTGAAACGGGCGAGTGTTTCACTCATCATCCTTGGCGACTGTCGTGCACACCGAAGATCTTTGCTGAGCATCAGAGCTTCAAGATTCCCGAAGCACcatgtgctactccctccgtccggaattagTTGCCGCTCAAACGGACGTAGAAGTATGGATGTGACTAAGATAAACCACAAGGATGAATCATTATTTTGAATTTCCTGCTAATAACAATGGACTCAACTATGTATTTCTTCTATTGTTTCTTGAAGGAGAGGTAAGCCCTGACTCTTAACGGAACAGAGGTCTACAAAAGCTCAGGCTGCATGCAGCTACTGTCGGCAGTTTCAGAACGGAAAACCATTCAATTTATTCTTACGAAAGTTCAGTTTGCCATGCTGCTCAGCTTCTAGTCTTCAGTTGAGCGTGTCTTGGATGACCGTAGTCACTGCAAGTGATGCCAATTTGAAATTCGTGTGAGCACAAAGCACCAAACCTCTAGCTATACATGTCACATGAATAATATGCATCCCACCTCTTTGTTTAGATGATCTGACAGTGCCGGTGAGATTGTTTTCCGCAACATTTCTGTGTGAAGATAAAAGATATCGCGTCAACCAGAAGTCACTgggaaaggaaggaggaaaaCAGATGCAAATTGTGGTGTGAAACCAACTGTATGTACTCCTACTACTCACAGCTTAGTCAATTCTCCGACAAGAACAAGAGAGAGGACCTCCGGCGGCACCGTGCCGGTCAGCATGTTCTCCTGAAGCTCCAACCTGAGAAGCTTCGTCAGACGACCCAACGATGCCGGTATACCTCCTGCAAGCTTGTTCCGATGGATCCTTCTGCAGAGAGACACCAACAGATTGTTTTCAGCACTTGGAGACGATAGGTGTCGTAGCATCTCGTAATCAGAAAAGGAGCTTGCTGCAGCAGGACTCATACAGGAAACGCAGCGACCCTATGTTCCCGAGCGAGGCCGGTATCGTGCCTGTGAGATGGTTGCTGTAAAGATCAAGGCTGATCAGTCTCCTCAGGTTTCCCAGCGTCGCCGGTATTGGTCCACTCATTTTGTTCTCATACAGCTCCCTGTGAAGATGAGAATGTCATTCTGTACTGTAGGGAAACTTTGAGTGTAATTTGACAGGTCTGCACTCGGCAGCAAGTTGCAGTAGAACTTACAGGTATCGAAGGCTCTTCAGTTGGCCCAGTTCAGGAATGAGGGGGCCTGAGATGCCTGCATTCCCCAAATCCCCGCACAGTTAGGAAGAACTCAGGTAGTGGAACTTTTGTCCAAGTCACAAGGTTCTGAATGTCGATAAGAACCATGATCAATTCAGTTTCGGCCTTCAGTTCAGAACAAGGAGGAGTGAAGAAAAACATGGGTGGCATATATACACTCGGGCGACGGAGTTCTCGTTGTTGCAGCTGACATGAAACCAATAGCAGGGATTGGCAAGGGTCGGATCCCAGCTCTGCAGCACACCGTTCGGGTCATTCCACGCCTGCCTTTGCGCGTAAAGTATGTCGCCTCCGGATACCAACAAAAATTGTGTGTAAATCAGCAGCACAAAACCTTTGAGCAACAAGGAAGTCACTTGGGAGACGCAAAGTAATTAGCATGTATGCATGTACCTTCAGTGTTGCTGCTGGCGATGGCtgcaagagcaaggaggaggctggcgagGAGGACTGCTGCTCCAGTCTGAGCTGCCATTGCTGGAAGGAAACCTCAGGTGTATTGGGCGGGCACACTGAAACGTTAAGAGGAGAGACGGGTCCTTTATATGCAACAATTCCACTGGGTAATCAGAAGCTTTCACTTTCTGGGTCAGCCTTTGGCTCTTCTCCTCTATTGACTGGCTTACCGTATTAACGGAAGAATTTTGTTGCAAACGGTCGCGGCTCATGTTCTTCGTATAAAAAAACACAAAATCTTGGTACTTCAACTATAAATGAAAATTTAGATCAGGTCTTTTTTTTATTATAGTTGAAGTGACACGTGGCAGGTGGACGAGAAGTTACTCTCAAACCAGGGTCTGGAGTAAAAATAGTAACTCTTGAAGTAGGGACTACTCATTTTTTGTCAGTGAACCTGCAGTCATTGTCCTGATGGTTAGTAGAGGTGCTCACGAGTCAAGTCAAGAGCTTTGAATGTGATTAAACCTTGACGCCAATTGTGAGCCCCGAAGCAATCTTCTCGCACACGCATGCTCTTTTCTCAACCTTTTTCTTTTGCGAGGAGGTCTTCTCAGCATTTCGTAGTGGCAGATTTCACAGCGCAACATTAGCAAAATGAGAGCCCTTGGTCTGTCTTGGTCCTAATACATGAGTCAGTTATCAACTTTGTAGTAAAAGCAATTATCATCTGTGTTGTGATGTAGTCAATGCTTATCCTTAGGTTAACTTTTGTGTGATAGAAGACACTGCTGGCTACTTGATCTCAGAGCAACTGAAAGATTTCTGTAGTAGGTTCCAATGGTGCATGCATGCGCACAGTTCTTGTTGTAGAAACTCAGAACATATGTGGCAGAGACGATTTTAAGATTCTTGGTATTATGTGTTGGATTTGAGGATTCTTGGTATCCTATCGTTACTGAAATTCTGGTGCATATAGTTCACTCTCATATAGCTATTAGTGATGGTGGAGAGACGCCAGCCTATAAAATGGATTCGTCCACTCCTTGTAGCATGAGAAAAGAGAGAAACAGATTGCGTGCTCACTCACTGACTAGTTTCCTCCCGCCTGTGTAACTGAGATCCATGGGCATTTCACTGGTGAACTGTACTGTAACATGCCCCCCTCTTTCAGCCATCCGTTTGAGACTTTCAGCCATCTATAACAATGATGAAAAGTTTCAGTGTTACAGGACCGTCTCTACAGGACATTGAACAGTAGACACCTATATAATGTTTCTCTGCTACAGTATG from Triticum urartu cultivar G1812 chromosome 3, Tu2.1, whole genome shotgun sequence encodes:
- the LOC125545984 gene encoding eukaryotic peptide chain release factor subunit 1-1-like, whose amino-acid sequence is MADGHDNDKNIEIWKVKKLIKGLDAARGNGTSMISLIMPPRDQVSRVTKMLGDEYGTASNIKSRVNRQSVLAAITSAQQRLKLYNRVPPNGLVLYTGTIVTDEGKEKKVTFDFEPFRPINASLYLCDNKFHTEALNELLESDDKFGFIVMDGNGTLFGTLSGNTREVLHKFSVDLPKKHGRGGQSALRFARLRMEKRHNYVRKTAELATQFFINPATSQPNVSGLILAGSADFKTELSQSDMFDQRLATKILKVVDVSYGGENGFNQAIEISAEVLSNVKFIQEKKLIGKYFEEISQDTGKYVFGVDDTMAALEMGAVETLIVWENLDINRYVLKNSATGETSVKHFNKAQEADQSNFKDKATSADLEVVENTSLLEWFAENYRQFGCTLEFITNKSQEGSQFCRGFGGIGGILRYQVEVNAYEDVSDEEYDEDFE